One window of the Lytechinus variegatus isolate NC3 chromosome 3, Lvar_3.0, whole genome shotgun sequence genome contains the following:
- the LOC121411940 gene encoding toll-like receptor 6 — protein sequence MAKSTRIPRRVKIQEDRVCFLFTADGLGFFFFFTLILTGPNRHILSASANKTVETFEGCPKTCSCGKDYPIFFVDCSLQAIQTLSEITYPSGIYRLHLSNNLIREVPSGAFHSSRFLVYLTLSHNLIETLGEGCFDGTYNLRELSLSVNRLIDVRELHKISWVDTLLLSFNSIENFVPKEPDPFMLPKSRLKLDHNNLHALRHIPYSISDLSVSGNRLTVFDAHEMENAAILEILSISDNFLTYIPDLRNMSRLQSLDLSGNRIHSLRAKLPSTLVTLNLNRMKRLSVLSITFFSKSLSIRISSKSLILGLDQLEGVRYLHVEESSVSNKLSFLHMPRLVSLILISCGLMGEFVISTTRMPVLQHLTLSNNHLTNIALSSIVHRGNDVNETHQPLIKNIILDGNHLSNVSFINYLPELHLCNLESNDLRHISVNDFTNILNLKQISLQYNAIVSLQGFKSLPVLKSVFLKNNRIKTIHPETFSDCPQLRYLDLYGNELESFLIPFDLTASIEFLYLGNNSIAQLDVDSFSRAHKLQELFLGDNRLQNVKLLPIPTLRFLNLSGNLFNSIEKVNLESFSNLSELDLSENPIESAIKIETNLPPILKLRYCKLRTLSFLGNSSFEENPNAFNSIDITGNYISDLSPFEGTSKMYGLITLIAADNQIRKAPSMFFNLTYYDLAGNHVGPNLNESINGCEKLNFLSLKDNMILYISADYFISCKSLRTLDLSLNPLNEIGHSIIRNGEVGISFDFSDSQLTQKGFNRIIKDKKINTLTINNLPIFAQGANVTILIPELRTLDFGYNRLITLPTIACWRLINLIICHNELREISGSAFSSLGLLKKLDVSYNRLRQITSDMFSYTHHLNQIFLANNQISKISEGAFDALNHLESLILSNNGIIMLSFNNLPQSSMITHFDFSNNAFCCSCQSSAEFRLWLLASDVDPVICQSPTRFRGIDLTTILEKELCPLVESDKGTPVEEDDDGEEEASGFDLFDDLFIPDIFYPSEMDICELHAPNLQAYPNRE from the coding sequence ATGGCAAAATCGACGAGAATTCCAAGGAGAGTGAAAATTCAGGAAGACCGTGTCTGCTTTTTATTCACTGCTGACGGGTTAgggtttttcttcttttttacacTAATACTGACGGGACCAAACCGACATATTCTGTCTGCCTCTGCGAACAAGACGGTGGAAACCTTTGAAGGATGTCCAAAAACATGTTCATGTGGTAAAGATTATCCAATATTTTTCGTGGATTGTTCCTTGCAAGCGATTCAAACGCTATCAGAAATCACCTACCCCAGTGGAATCTATCGCCTTCACCTAAGCAACAACCTCATTCGCGAAGTACCTAGCGGTGCGTTCCACAGCTCACGATTTCTTGTCTACCTTACTCTGTCCCATAACCTTATTGAAACTCTCGGAGAGGGTTGTTTCGATGGTACATATAACTTACGAGAATTATCTCTGTCGGTAAACAGACTAATCGACGTGAGAGAATTGCACAAGATATCATGGGTGGACACACTTTTACTTTCTTTCAATTCCATCGAAAATTTCGTCCCCAAAGAACCAGATCCATTTATGCTCCCCAAGTCTCGGCTTAAACTGGACCATAATAACCTACATGCACTAAGACATATCCCATACAGCATTTCCGACCTATCAGTATCTGGCAACCGATTAACTGTATTTGATGCACACGAGATGGAAAATGCAGCAATCCTAGAAATACTTAGTATTTCAGATAATTTTCTGACATATATCCCGGATCTCCGAAATATGTCTCGCCTGCAATCCCTTGATCTTAGTGGAAACAGAATTCACTCTCTACGTGCAAAACTACCGAGTACGCTGGTCACTCTTAATCTGAATCGTATGAAGCGATTGTCAGTCCTTAGCATAACATTCTTCAGTAAATCGCTATCTATTCGAATAAGCAGTAAAAGCTTAATACTGGGTTTAGATCAGTTGGAGGGTGTCCGTTACCTACACGTTGAAGAATCAAGCGTTTCAAACAAATTAAGTTTTCTTCATATGCCTAGATTAGTAAGTTTGATCCTTATTTCATGTGGGCTCATGGGAGAGTTTGTTATCTCAACGACCCGAATGCCAGTACTGCAACATCTAACATTATCTAATAACCATTTGACAAACATAGCTCTTTCCAGTATAGTTCATCGCGGAAATGATGTCAATGAGACACATCAACCtctcataaaaaatataatactaGATGGGAATCATCTCAGTAATGTATCGTTCATAAATTACCTCCCCGAACTGCATCTTTGCAATTTAGAGAGTAATGATTTGAGACATATCTCCGTAAATGATTTTACTAATATTCTTAATCTGAAACAAATTTCACTCCAGTATAATGCGATAGTCAGCCTCCAGGGATTCAAATCTCTACCTGTTCTAAAGAGCGTGTTTCTTAAAAATAACCGAATAAAAACAATACACCCTGAAACATTTTCAGACTGTCCGCAACTCAGATATCTTGATCTCTATGGAAACGAGCTTGAATCATTTCTGATTCCATTTGATTTGACCGCATCGATTGAATTCTTGTATCTTGGCAACAACAGTATCGCACAATTGGATGTAGATTCATTTTCTAGGGCGCATAAACTTCAGGAACTTTTCTTGGGAGATAACAGACTGCAAAATGTCAAACTACTACCTATTCCCACGCTGAGATTTCTAAACCTGTCAGGTAATCTCTTCAATAGCATCGAAAAGGTTAATCTAGAAAGCTTTTCAAACCTGAGTGAATTAGACTTGAGTGAAAACCCAATAGAATCTGCAATTAAAATTGAAACAAATCTACCGCCAATTCTGAAACTACGTTATTGCAAGTTAAGAACACTTTCGTTCCTGGGAAATTCATCATTTGAGGAAAATCCCAACGCTTTTAATTCTATCGACATCACAGGTAATTATATTTCTGACCTCTCGCCATTTGAAGGTACATCAAAAATGTATGGTTTGATCACGTTAATAGCAGCCGATAACCAAATCCGCAAAGCCCCCTCAATGTTCTTTAATTTGACTTATTATGATTTGGCTGGAAATCATGTAGGTCCAAATTTGAATGAGTCGATCAATGGGTGTGAGAAATTGAACTTTCTGAGTTTGAAGGATAACATGATATTGTACATATCTGCTGATTATTTTATATCATGTAAGAGTTTACGGACATTGGATCTAAGCTTGAACCCACTGAACGAAATTGGACATTCTATTATAAGAAATGGAGAAGTCGGAATCTCCTTCGATTTTTCTGATTCTCAATTGACCCAAAAAGGGTTCAACAGAATAATCAAGGATAAAAAGATCAATACACTGACCATCAACAATTTACCAATATTTGCCCAGGGTGCTAACGTTACAATCCTGATTCCCGAATTACGGACCCTCGACTTCGGATACAATCGTTTGATAACTTTACCAACGATTGCCTGCTGGAGGTTAATTAATCTGATCATTTGTCACAATGAACTACGAGAAATATCTGGAAGTGCATTCTCGTCTCTGGGCTTGCTAAAGAAGTTAGACGTAAGCTACAACAGATTACGTCAGATCACTTCAGACATGTTTTCCTACACACATCATttgaatcaaatatttttagcGAACAACCAAATATCCAAAATTTCCGAAGGAGCGTTTGATGCTCTGAATCATTTAGAGTCACTCATTCTGTCTAACAATGGTATCATCATGCTTAGTTTTAACAACCTTCCGCAATCATCCATGATAACACATTTTGACTTCAGTAATAACGCATTTTGCTGTAGCTGCCAGTCATCGGCAGAATTTCGGCTGTGGCTGCTCGCGTCGGATGTCGACCCTGTCATCTGTCAAAGTCCTACCAGGTTCCGAGGAATAGATCTCACTACGATTCTCGAGAAAGAACTGTGTCCTCTCGTTGAATCGGATAAAGGAACACCAGtggaggaagatgatgatggagaagaagaagcAAGCGGCTTTGACTTATTCGATGACCTCTTCATACCAGATATATTCTATCCGTCTGAAATGGACATTTGTGAG